From a single Lewinella sp. LCG006 genomic region:
- a CDS encoding rhomboid family intramembrane serine protease — translation MFRSIWEDIKREFSYGNMVTRLVIINAGVFVVINLIWVVLQISNGYTTSPLYREILSFFSMSSNWLDVLIHPWSIITSMFLHEGFFHILFNMLMLYWFGRVIGDLIGDHRLLPLYLLAGLAGNLAYFIYANLLSPTPSIAYGASGAVMGIVIAAAVLAPEKEMRLILFGDVKLKYIAAALLLIDVIGIGGLDNTGGHFAHLGGALFGWIFIRRLQQGDDLSAPVNNFIHKVREFFRGLGQDRGKKKERGGPRVAYRNPNNKKETANRSSRFTRRNSDKKAEGAEPGLSHEEKVDAILEKIKESGYEKLTEEEKKYLFNASKK, via the coding sequence ATGTTTAGGTCCATCTGGGAAGATATAAAGCGAGAATTCAGTTACGGCAATATGGTAACCCGCCTGGTTATCATCAATGCTGGTGTGTTTGTCGTTATTAATTTGATTTGGGTCGTGCTGCAAATCAGCAATGGTTATACGACCTCTCCACTCTACCGGGAAATACTTTCGTTTTTTTCCATGTCTTCCAACTGGCTGGATGTCCTTATCCATCCTTGGTCGATTATTACCAGCATGTTCCTCCACGAAGGATTTTTTCATATCCTTTTTAACATGCTCATGCTCTACTGGTTTGGGCGCGTCATTGGGGATTTGATTGGCGACCATCGCTTGCTTCCCTTGTACTTGCTGGCCGGACTGGCGGGAAATCTGGCTTACTTTATTTACGCAAATCTGCTTAGCCCTACGCCCAGTATTGCCTACGGTGCCAGTGGTGCGGTAATGGGTATAGTGATAGCCGCGGCCGTGCTTGCGCCGGAAAAAGAGATGCGCTTGATTTTGTTCGGAGATGTGAAACTAAAGTATATCGCCGCTGCACTATTGTTGATTGATGTCATTGGCATCGGTGGTCTGGACAATACCGGGGGGCATTTTGCTCACTTGGGAGGTGCGCTTTTTGGTTGGATATTTATCCGTCGCTTGCAGCAAGGTGATGACCTTTCAGCACCCGTGAACAACTTTATTCACAAGGTGCGAGAATTTTTCCGTGGCTTGGGTCAAGACCGAGGTAAAAAGAAAGAACGGGGCGGTCCCAGGGTCGCCTATCGCAATCCCAATAATAAAAAAGAGACAGCCAACCGCTCCAGTCGCTTCACCCGGAGAAACTCGGATAAAAAAGCAGAAGGAGCAGAACCAGGACTTTCTCACGAAGAAAAAGTAGATGCTATCTTAGAGAAAATCAAAGAAAGTGGCTACGAGAAATTAACGGAAGAAGAGAAAAAATACTTATTCAACGCCAGTAAGAAGTAG
- a CDS encoding endonuclease/exonuclease/phosphatase family protein, with the protein MIRLSHLILVVVTLASYLPPFVNPATFWPMATMGLLAPSLWGLILLFAFYWMWKRDNAVWLSVITLLLGWEMMSNAFAIPDGNTAPHTTKISVASLNGHGFRQQPDKDIVDFIKGLDVDVLLLQEFKIRAQGDALAKTIKGQTDFPYLYRKTEAQLVVFSRFPLKNGEVHYFSNRVNGYLMVDVELPEGTFKLVNAHLQTNGISNLANEVTHDGRFQEKKTWQKVKTMFGRYGRSNKVRTQQSLEILSACEKTNLPILLAGDFNDVPTSYLYQRFSAKFQDAHLSQAWGLGTTYQGLLPGLRIDYLLPDDRFIIHDFDRIPCGFSDHQAIRAEISLQGG; encoded by the coding sequence TTGATTCGCTTATCCCACCTCATTTTAGTTGTTGTCACCCTGGCATCTTATTTGCCACCTTTCGTCAATCCAGCTACCTTCTGGCCAATGGCTACCATGGGGTTGCTGGCTCCCAGCTTGTGGGGGCTCATACTGCTTTTTGCCTTTTATTGGATGTGGAAGAGAGATAATGCGGTATGGCTCTCCGTCATCACCTTGTTGCTCGGATGGGAGATGATGAGCAATGCTTTTGCAATCCCTGATGGGAATACAGCACCCCATACCACTAAAATCAGTGTTGCTTCTTTGAATGGGCATGGGTTTCGGCAACAGCCGGATAAAGATATTGTTGATTTTATCAAAGGACTTGATGTTGATGTCCTTCTCCTTCAGGAATTCAAAATTAGAGCACAAGGAGATGCCTTGGCGAAAACGATTAAGGGGCAGACAGATTTTCCTTATCTCTATCGCAAGACCGAAGCCCAGTTGGTGGTTTTTAGCCGCTTTCCGCTCAAAAATGGAGAAGTGCATTACTTTTCCAATCGGGTGAATGGCTACCTGATGGTCGATGTAGAACTCCCGGAAGGAACATTCAAATTGGTCAATGCTCATCTTCAGACCAACGGTATTTCTAATCTCGCCAACGAAGTGACCCATGATGGGCGTTTTCAAGAAAAGAAAACCTGGCAGAAAGTGAAGACGATGTTTGGCCGCTATGGTCGTTCCAATAAAGTGCGCACCCAGCAGTCCCTTGAAATACTTTCTGCGTGTGAGAAAACCAATCTCCCCATCTTATTGGCTGGCGATTTCAATGACGTCCCTACTTCTTATCTCTACCAACGTTTTAGCGCCAAATTTCAGGACGCACATCTGAGCCAGGCTTGGGGTTTGGGCACGACTTACCAAGGGCTACTTCCCGGCCTGCGGATTGATTATCTTTTACCAGATGATCGTTTTATTATCCATGATTTTGACCGGATCCCTTGCGGTTTTTCTGACCACCAGGCGATTCGTGCAGAAATTAGCCTCCAAGGGGGCTAA
- the cysS gene encoding cysteine--tRNA ligase, whose product MSQDLIVHNSLKRQKEVFTPLQEGYVGMYVCGPTVYSDVHLGNCRTFVSFDVIYRYLLHLGYRVRYVRNVTDVGHLTGDSDDGEDKMSKRAKLEQLEPMEVAQKYTIGFHDMMRIFNTLSPSIEPRATGHIPEQIEMVQAILDNGFAYESNGSVYFDTLKFAEEKGIYGELSGRKIDELLVESRDDLKNQDEKRHPADFAIWMKASPEHLMRWNSPWSVGFPGWHLECSAMSRKYLGEQFDIHGGGSDLKFPHHENEVAQNVGACDCTGARVWLHTNMLLMNGRKMSKSDGNTITPDQLFTGDSPHISKGYSPMAIRFFMLQSHYSSTLDLTDEALQAAEKGYKRLLEGYGVLNKLSGASGKDSDALDQEINQLIDGAFAEMNDDFNTPKALARLFELVSKINSFKGGQLSLAEVSAATLDRLKETFRTFIFDILGLVDEASADAGNGDALESAMQLILDIRQDARTNKDWGTSDKIRDALKAAGIVVKDGKDGAEWSVE is encoded by the coding sequence ATGAGTCAGGATTTAATTGTTCATAACAGCCTGAAACGGCAGAAAGAAGTCTTCACCCCTCTTCAGGAGGGATACGTGGGTATGTACGTTTGTGGACCAACGGTCTACAGTGATGTCCACTTGGGCAACTGCCGCACCTTTGTCAGCTTCGATGTGATTTACCGTTATCTATTACACCTGGGGTACCGCGTGCGCTATGTGCGTAACGTTACGGATGTGGGCCACCTGACGGGTGATAGCGACGACGGCGAAGATAAGATGTCGAAAAGGGCCAAGCTAGAGCAATTGGAACCCATGGAGGTTGCTCAGAAGTATACCATTGGTTTTCACGACATGATGCGGATTTTTAACACCCTTTCTCCCAGTATCGAACCTCGCGCCACCGGACACATCCCCGAGCAGATCGAAATGGTGCAGGCTATTTTGGATAATGGTTTCGCTTACGAAAGCAATGGCTCTGTTTATTTCGATACCCTGAAATTTGCAGAGGAAAAAGGCATCTACGGCGAACTATCGGGTCGTAAAATTGATGAGTTGCTGGTAGAATCTCGTGATGATTTGAAAAATCAGGACGAAAAACGTCACCCCGCAGATTTTGCCATTTGGATGAAAGCGTCGCCGGAGCACCTCATGCGCTGGAACAGCCCCTGGAGTGTTGGTTTTCCCGGTTGGCACCTCGAGTGTTCTGCCATGAGTAGGAAATACCTGGGCGAACAGTTTGATATTCACGGTGGAGGCAGTGACCTCAAATTTCCGCACCACGAAAACGAAGTGGCGCAAAATGTAGGGGCTTGTGATTGCACGGGGGCACGCGTTTGGTTGCATACGAATATGCTGCTGATGAACGGCCGCAAAATGAGCAAGAGCGACGGCAATACGATCACGCCAGATCAGTTGTTTACCGGCGACAGCCCGCATATTTCCAAAGGCTACAGCCCGATGGCGATCCGCTTCTTTATGTTGCAGAGTCACTACAGTTCGACCCTCGACCTGACTGACGAAGCACTGCAGGCCGCCGAAAAAGGCTACAAACGCTTGCTGGAAGGTTATGGCGTGCTCAACAAACTGAGTGGAGCAAGCGGTAAGGATAGCGATGCATTGGATCAAGAAATCAACCAACTCATCGACGGTGCTTTTGCCGAGATGAACGACGATTTCAACACCCCTAAAGCACTGGCTCGACTTTTTGAATTGGTGAGCAAAATCAACAGTTTCAAAGGAGGACAACTTTCCTTAGCAGAGGTAAGTGCTGCGACGCTGGACCGCCTTAAAGAAACTTTTCGCACCTTCATTTTTGACATCCTGGGCTTGGTCGACGAAGCATCAGCTGATGCCGGAAACGGTGACGCTCTGGAAAGCGCCATGCAGTTGATTCTGGATATTCGCCAAGACGCACGAACCAACAAAGACTGGGGTACTTCTGACAAAATCAGGGACGCACTAAAAGCTGCCGGAATCGTTGTGAAAGACGGCAAAGACGGTGCAGAGTGGAGTGTGGAATAA
- a CDS encoding sulfite exporter TauE/SafE family protein, which produces MIYIIAVIGAFVAGAINTLAGNGSAITLTILTEMLGLPGNVANGTNRVGIFTQSAAGSWAFYRKDRLNISKSGLYIALTTVGALIGIYVALIVSNEAFKEVFRFLLVLMLFVILVKPARWLREETDARELPLWISIPVFLALGFYGGFIQMGMGVFFLAAMVLVARYNLVDSNAVKVAVVGIYTLVAVLIFAWQGLIDWKIGGLMALGQTAGGYLTARFAATDPRAGKWAYRILVVVVIWAILRMFGVTAWVWELLT; this is translated from the coding sequence ATGATCTATATTATTGCCGTAATAGGCGCCTTCGTTGCCGGTGCTATCAATACTTTGGCGGGCAATGGTTCTGCGATTACACTCACTATTCTTACCGAAATGCTGGGGCTACCGGGCAACGTTGCCAATGGTACCAACAGGGTAGGTATTTTTACCCAAAGTGCGGCCGGGAGCTGGGCTTTTTACCGTAAGGATCGTCTCAATATCAGCAAAAGTGGCCTTTATATTGCCCTCACTACCGTCGGGGCACTCATAGGTATTTACGTAGCACTAATCGTCAGCAATGAGGCTTTTAAGGAGGTCTTTCGCTTCTTGTTGGTGCTAATGTTGTTCGTGATTTTAGTAAAACCAGCCCGGTGGTTGCGGGAAGAAACCGATGCCCGGGAGCTTCCTTTGTGGATCAGCATCCCGGTATTTTTAGCGCTGGGTTTTTACGGTGGTTTTATCCAAATGGGAATGGGTGTCTTTTTTCTGGCTGCCATGGTACTGGTAGCTCGCTACAACCTGGTCGATAGCAATGCCGTGAAAGTAGCCGTAGTAGGTATCTATACTTTGGTAGCAGTGCTCATCTTCGCCTGGCAAGGCCTGATCGACTGGAAAATAGGCGGACTCATGGCGCTTGGACAAACCGCTGGTGGGTACCTCACCGCTCGTTTTGCTGCCACCGACCCACGTGCCGGAAAATGGGCTTATCGTATTTTAGTGGTCGTTGTAATTTGGGCTATCCTCCGCATGTTTGGGGTAACGGCCTGGGTATGGGAGTTGTTGACTTGA
- a CDS encoding 4Fe-4S binding protein, producing MSGKSTEKNILQYLGIGLFVFALAVFIGSLTFSHYELNLAAVKDSLSNDYHYGFVEQSAQQMTGKSYNSSFAFLDAFEKVLADAQNAIKTDVEEVKRLTKSDGAYWSSLLQDWQLKGLIFPVTKASSTGLLPGNTWLFFFLSIVLGIIGALLYILPKRREHAGIKNNHIYHSSLHSRGWLGIAAGTFLIGFYILLYFYPEHMVNWIIMVDPISMALNGGPASNWFLYGLLYTIAILVMGVRMMMKYRHNKYQLIRTGSVMFFQTTFAFLLPELMTALNQPSMDLKNMWPLNYSFFFDYHLNELTSSGGFGLFLLFWGIILFVVGVPVITYFYGKRWYCSWVCGCGGLAETLGDPYRQLSDKSTQAWQIERWTIHAVLVFAVVMTIIVVYSYLPLATEAEGWLNKTNFVYFVSALLIALPAYVFARNQKVDIFPKGAMIMMWVAAIGVIVLLNYNHFILENYKATIKINRWVMIALAGVVIGSLVLLHRKENPAQPPRKVITIALVFFGAIAGWQLLAFSNSGSEIASFSHYDVRTVYGFAISSIFAGVVGTGFYPLMGNRVWCRFGCPLAAYLGLVQRIKSRFRITTNGGQCISCGNCSTYCEMGIDVRAYAQRGQDIVRSSCVGCGVCSAVCPRGVLRLENAAADIDERASDLRAIHITETEVTLLG from the coding sequence ATGTCCGGTAAATCCACCGAAAAAAATATTTTGCAATACCTGGGTATTGGTCTTTTCGTATTTGCACTTGCTGTCTTTATTGGTTCGTTGACATTCAGCCATTACGAGCTCAATTTAGCAGCTGTTAAAGACAGTCTGAGCAATGATTACCACTATGGTTTTGTAGAGCAGAGCGCTCAGCAAATGACCGGCAAGTCCTACAATAGTAGTTTCGCTTTTCTGGATGCCTTTGAGAAAGTCCTGGCAGATGCGCAAAATGCCATCAAAACGGATGTAGAAGAGGTAAAAAGGCTCACCAAAAGTGACGGTGCGTATTGGAGTTCTCTCCTACAAGACTGGCAGTTAAAGGGCTTGATTTTTCCGGTCACCAAAGCTTCCAGTACGGGATTATTGCCGGGAAACACCTGGCTCTTTTTTTTCCTCAGTATCGTCTTGGGAATCATCGGTGCATTGCTCTACATCCTGCCCAAACGGCGTGAACACGCGGGCATAAAAAACAACCATATCTACCATAGCAGCTTGCACAGTCGTGGTTGGCTGGGTATTGCCGCGGGGACATTCCTGATTGGTTTTTACATCCTGCTCTACTTTTACCCCGAGCATATGGTCAACTGGATCATAATGGTGGACCCCATCAGTATGGCCCTGAATGGTGGACCGGCCAGCAACTGGTTTTTGTACGGACTGCTGTATACCATTGCCATCCTGGTTATGGGGGTACGGATGATGATGAAATATCGTCACAACAAATACCAACTGATCAGAACAGGTTCGGTGATGTTTTTCCAAACAACTTTTGCGTTTTTGCTGCCAGAACTCATGACGGCCTTGAACCAGCCAAGCATGGATTTGAAAAACATGTGGCCACTCAACTACTCCTTCTTTTTCGATTACCACCTCAATGAGCTGACCAGTTCGGGAGGATTTGGCCTGTTTTTGTTGTTTTGGGGTATTATCCTATTCGTAGTAGGCGTACCAGTCATCACTTATTTTTACGGAAAACGCTGGTATTGTTCCTGGGTATGTGGTTGTGGTGGATTAGCTGAAACGCTTGGCGATCCTTACCGCCAACTCAGCGACAAGTCGACCCAGGCGTGGCAGATTGAGCGGTGGACCATTCACGCGGTGCTGGTTTTTGCGGTGGTGATGACGATCATTGTCGTCTACAGTTATCTACCCTTGGCTACCGAGGCTGAAGGCTGGCTGAATAAAACCAACTTTGTCTATTTTGTTTCTGCGCTATTGATTGCGCTTCCAGCTTATGTTTTTGCACGCAACCAGAAAGTAGATATTTTCCCGAAAGGGGCGATGATCATGATGTGGGTAGCCGCAATTGGGGTTATTGTATTACTGAACTACAACCACTTTATACTCGAAAATTACAAAGCAACGATCAAGATCAATCGGTGGGTGATGATCGCCTTGGCCGGGGTCGTCATTGGTAGCTTAGTACTACTGCACCGCAAGGAAAACCCTGCACAACCGCCACGAAAAGTTATCACCATTGCCCTGGTATTTTTTGGTGCTATTGCGGGCTGGCAGCTTTTGGCATTCAGTAACTCGGGCAGTGAGATTGCCTCCTTTAGCCACTATGATGTACGCACAGTGTATGGTTTTGCCATCAGTTCTATTTTTGCTGGCGTAGTGGGTACCGGGTTTTACCCCTTGATGGGCAATCGGGTATGGTGCCGTTTTGGTTGTCCACTCGCAGCCTATCTAGGCTTGGTTCAGCGGATCAAATCTCGTTTCCGGATCACGACCAACGGCGGGCAGTGTATCTCCTGTGGCAATTGTTCGACCTATTGCGAAATGGGGATTGATGTGCGTGCTTACGCGCAACGCGGACAGGATATCGTGCGCTCTTCCTGTGTAGGTTGTGGCGTTTGTTCGGCGGTATGCCCGCGCGGTGTACTGCGCCTGGAAAATGCGGCGGCTGATATTGATGAACGTGCTAGCGATTTGCGGGCGATTCATATTACGGAGACGGAGGTGACGTTATTGGGGTAA
- a CDS encoding glycine--tRNA ligase translates to MAQQNDQFKALVAHCKEYGFIYQSSEIYDGLSAAYDYGPYGSLLKNNIKEYWWKSMVQLHDNIVGLDAAIFMHPKTWKASGHVDAFNDPLIDNKDSKKRYRADVLVEEYMDKIEAKINKEIEKARKRFDDFDEAMFRSTNGRIVEYQAKIDEIAKRLATAMTAGDMEGLKTLIEDLEIADPDTGSRNWTEVRQFNLMFSTQLGNIAGEEGKLYLRPETAQGIFVNFLNVQKSTRQKLPFGIAQIGKAFRNEIVARQFIFRMREFEQMEMQFFIPPGSQKEWYEYWKETRLKWHLALGMPASKYRFHDHDNLAHYADAAVDIQFEFPFGFKELEGIHSRTDFDLSSHQELSGKKLTYFDPNTNESYVPYVLETSIGCDRMFLATMSNALMEEQVPGQDDPTNTRTVLKLHPALAPIKAAILPLKRTEDQIVGKAKELFDKLKMVCNCQYDDTGSIGKLYRRQDAIGTPFCITVDFESLEDNTVTVRDRDTLVQERVPMDKVPELVRQRTDMSQLFM, encoded by the coding sequence ATGGCACAACAAAACGACCAATTCAAAGCGCTGGTAGCGCACTGCAAAGAATACGGATTTATTTACCAGTCGAGTGAAATCTATGATGGCCTCAGTGCCGCATATGATTACGGCCCCTACGGTTCGTTGCTCAAAAACAACATCAAAGAGTACTGGTGGAAATCGATGGTTCAGCTACACGATAACATTGTAGGTCTTGATGCTGCTATCTTCATGCACCCTAAAACCTGGAAAGCTTCAGGCCACGTGGATGCCTTCAACGATCCCCTGATCGATAACAAGGATAGCAAAAAACGCTACCGTGCCGATGTCTTGGTAGAAGAGTACATGGACAAGATCGAAGCCAAGATCAACAAAGAAATAGAAAAAGCACGCAAGCGCTTTGATGATTTCGATGAGGCCATGTTTCGTTCTACCAATGGTCGGATCGTAGAATACCAAGCGAAAATTGATGAAATTGCCAAGCGTCTGGCTACCGCCATGACTGCTGGTGATATGGAAGGTCTGAAAACCTTGATCGAAGACCTCGAAATTGCAGATCCGGATACGGGTAGTCGCAATTGGACGGAAGTGCGCCAGTTCAACCTGATGTTCTCTACCCAGTTGGGAAATATCGCAGGTGAGGAAGGTAAGTTGTACCTCCGCCCTGAAACGGCACAAGGTATTTTTGTGAACTTCTTGAATGTACAGAAATCTACTCGCCAGAAGTTGCCTTTCGGTATCGCTCAGATTGGTAAAGCTTTTCGTAATGAGATTGTAGCCCGACAGTTTATCTTCCGCATGCGGGAGTTTGAGCAGATGGAGATGCAATTCTTCATCCCGCCTGGTAGCCAAAAAGAGTGGTACGAGTACTGGAAAGAAACGCGTCTCAAGTGGCACTTGGCTTTGGGTATGCCGGCTTCGAAATACCGTTTCCACGACCACGATAACCTGGCACACTACGCAGATGCTGCGGTAGATATCCAGTTTGAGTTTCCTTTTGGTTTCAAAGAACTGGAGGGGATCCACTCACGCACCGATTTTGACCTAAGCAGCCACCAGGAATTGTCGGGCAAGAAACTGACGTACTTCGATCCTAATACCAACGAAAGCTACGTTCCTTACGTTTTGGAAACGTCTATCGGTTGTGACCGGATGTTTCTGGCCACCATGAGCAATGCGCTGATGGAGGAGCAAGTGCCTGGACAAGATGATCCTACCAACACCCGTACGGTACTTAAGCTACACCCTGCGTTAGCGCCCATCAAGGCCGCTATTCTACCGCTCAAGCGGACGGAAGACCAGATCGTAGGCAAAGCGAAAGAGCTATTTGATAAGCTAAAGATGGTCTGCAATTGCCAGTACGATGATACGGGATCTATCGGTAAGCTTTACCGTCGGCAGGATGCGATTGGTACACCCTTCTGTATTACCGTCGATTTTGAAAGTCTCGAAGACAACACCGTTACGGTAAGAGATCGCGACACCTTGGTGCAGGAAAGAGTACCTATGGATAAAGTGCCAGAGCTGGTGCGCCAGCGGACGGATATGAGCCAGTTGTTTATGTAA
- a CDS encoding RNA polymerase sigma factor: MEFALSINYNERDLIRACVRKERWAQQVLYEEFYSPLMAICLRYSHHEDEAMDLLHESFIKIFRSIHKYQPGTSLGAWMRRITVNTAIDYYRRKVRRRTEDIDQAFDLSTEEADAISQCSEQEILAAVQKLTPAYRTVFNLYVIEGYSHKEIADQLQITESTSRSNLVKARSKLQDLLKGQHERGKGK; encoded by the coding sequence ATGGAATTCGCCTTGTCCATCAACTATAATGAGCGCGATTTGATTCGCGCTTGCGTCCGCAAAGAGCGGTGGGCTCAGCAGGTACTGTATGAAGAATTTTACAGTCCGCTGATGGCCATCTGTTTGCGTTATTCGCACCATGAGGACGAGGCGATGGATTTACTGCACGAGAGTTTTATCAAAATTTTCCGCAGTATTCATAAATATCAGCCAGGTACTTCGCTAGGGGCCTGGATGCGACGAATCACCGTGAATACGGCCATTGATTACTACCGACGCAAAGTACGTCGGCGAACAGAAGATATTGATCAGGCTTTTGATTTGAGTACGGAAGAGGCTGACGCCATTAGCCAGTGCAGTGAGCAAGAAATTCTTGCTGCGGTGCAGAAGCTAACGCCAGCATATCGAACGGTATTTAACCTTTACGTCATTGAAGGTTATTCGCACAAAGAGATCGCCGACCAATTGCAAATTACGGAAAGTACCTCGCGGTCAAATTTGGTAAAAGCCAGATCTAAACTGCAAGACCTACTGAAAGGACAACATGAACGTGGAAAAGGGAAATAA
- a CDS encoding DUF5916 domain-containing protein: protein MKSPLSLLFLLLPFLGQASNVIDPNKKEIRATAVNLAPVIDGVLDDEAWLNALPARDFIQNRPVPGQSANAKTEVRILYDDTGIYIGAMMYDDDPSRIQKELSERDNLANTDWFGVIIDAYRDGINGFGFIVSASNVQFDTKYSTFGEDAGWDAVWQSKVNINHQGWVAEMMIPYSALRFPETEEQIWHLNLVRSVALTQEKSFWSEVNPQVNGFLNQAGYLTGLKNISSPVRLQATPFIAVYGQQHHDASAETVNTYGRSLSGGMDIKWGLSDAFTLDMTLIPDFGEAQSDNQVLNLSPFEVRFDENRPFFTEGTELFSKGGLFYSRRIGGRPINYYTITDEYAEEDIISNPAQTQLYNASKISGRTTKGLGIGFFNATSGRTYARVRDTELGEMNVLTDPLTNYNVLVLDQNLPHNSYATLINTTVLREGDAYDANVIGTDFLLRNKANTYSVGGRAAVSQKYYPGQTDLGHTTSLRLRKTSGKVQAGLNYSEESDTYDPNDLGFLFNNNERNFSGFIEYNQFEAFGRFNRGGIGLFANYNRLYQPSVYTGWGFNIWTYAESKSFWNYNVWFNLSPSREYDYFEAREDGRVWNLPASGSAGFWMGSDRRKRLRVSVNGDYWAATENNWNNLSGSLDLRFRASDRLNFNLGVEQNLSKNDAGYVNEQEVALIDPSSGQTTLRKDIFFGRRNRKTVETSFRANYTFSANMTLGLRMRHYWSTVDYLRFHQLNDEGQLIDTEYQGEHNNDFDAFNIDLVYRWRFAPGSDIFVIWKNSLFSESQEIAPDYFRNLDGLFQSPQDNSVSIKVIYFLDYASLTRR, encoded by the coding sequence ATGAAATCACCCCTTTCGCTGCTTTTTTTATTGCTCCCTTTCCTGGGGCAAGCAAGCAACGTTATTGACCCTAACAAAAAAGAAATCCGGGCTACTGCCGTCAACCTTGCCCCTGTCATCGACGGTGTACTGGACGACGAAGCCTGGCTCAACGCCCTCCCCGCTAGAGATTTTATCCAAAACCGCCCCGTCCCCGGCCAGTCGGCCAATGCGAAAACCGAAGTGCGTATCCTCTACGATGATACCGGCATCTACATTGGCGCAATGATGTATGATGATGACCCCTCGCGTATTCAAAAAGAATTATCAGAAAGAGACAACCTGGCCAATACCGATTGGTTTGGCGTCATCATTGATGCTTACCGAGATGGTATCAATGGTTTCGGCTTCATTGTCTCTGCCTCCAATGTACAGTTCGATACAAAATACTCCACTTTTGGGGAAGATGCTGGCTGGGATGCCGTCTGGCAGAGCAAGGTCAACATCAATCATCAAGGCTGGGTAGCGGAAATGATGATCCCTTATTCCGCCCTGCGCTTTCCTGAAACAGAAGAACAAATATGGCACTTGAACCTGGTACGTTCCGTTGCCCTTACGCAGGAAAAAAGCTTCTGGAGTGAGGTCAACCCTCAGGTCAATGGCTTTCTCAATCAGGCGGGCTACCTTACCGGGTTGAAAAACATTTCTTCTCCGGTGCGTTTGCAGGCTACGCCTTTCATTGCCGTTTATGGCCAACAGCACCACGACGCCTCTGCGGAAACAGTAAACACTTACGGCCGTAGCCTGAGTGGCGGTATGGACATCAAATGGGGCCTATCCGATGCTTTCACACTTGACATGACCCTTATTCCCGATTTTGGCGAAGCACAGTCAGACAACCAAGTCCTCAACCTATCTCCTTTTGAGGTGCGCTTTGATGAAAATCGCCCTTTTTTCACGGAAGGCACCGAGCTGTTTAGCAAAGGCGGTTTGTTTTATTCCCGGCGCATTGGTGGCAGGCCAATCAATTATTACACCATCACGGATGAATACGCCGAAGAAGACATTATCAGCAACCCCGCTCAAACCCAACTGTACAATGCCTCCAAAATATCGGGGCGTACCACCAAAGGCTTGGGTATCGGTTTTTTCAATGCAACCTCGGGGCGTACTTACGCCAGGGTGAGGGATACCGAGTTAGGAGAAATGAATGTTCTTACCGATCCGCTGACCAATTACAATGTCCTTGTGCTTGATCAAAACCTTCCCCACAATTCCTATGCTACCCTCATCAATACCACCGTCTTACGAGAAGGGGATGCTTACGATGCCAATGTTATCGGCACGGATTTTTTATTGCGCAACAAGGCCAACACTTACTCCGTTGGTGGCCGTGCCGCAGTGAGTCAAAAATACTATCCTGGCCAAACCGACCTGGGGCATACCACCTCCTTGCGTTTGCGCAAAACGAGTGGCAAGGTGCAGGCGGGACTCAATTATTCCGAAGAAAGCGACACCTACGATCCCAACGACCTGGGCTTTCTTTTCAACAACAATGAACGCAATTTCAGCGGCTTCATCGAATACAACCAGTTTGAAGCCTTCGGTCGCTTCAACCGGGGCGGGATCGGGCTTTTTGCCAATTACAACCGACTCTACCAGCCAAGTGTCTACACGGGTTGGGGTTTTAATATCTGGACCTATGCCGAGAGTAAATCCTTCTGGAATTACAACGTTTGGTTCAATTTATCTCCTTCCAGAGAATATGATTATTTCGAAGCTCGGGAAGACGGCCGCGTCTGGAATCTTCCCGCTTCGGGCAGTGCTGGCTTCTGGATGGGCTCGGATCGTCGCAAGCGATTGAGGGTCTCCGTTAATGGTGATTACTGGGCAGCCACAGAAAACAATTGGAACAACTTATCAGGATCGCTGGATCTTCGTTTCAGAGCAAGCGATCGCTTAAATTTCAATCTTGGTGTAGAACAAAATCTGAGTAAAAACGATGCTGGCTACGTCAACGAACAAGAGGTAGCGCTTATCGACCCTAGCTCCGGGCAAACGACCCTTCGGAAAGATATTTTCTTCGGACGCCGCAATCGTAAAACGGTTGAAACTTCTTTTCGGGCCAACTACACCTTTAGTGCCAACATGACCCTTGGCTTGCGAATGCGCCATTACTGGTCGACGGTCGACTATTTGCGTTTTCATCAACTCAATGATGAAGGACAACTGATCGACACGGAGTACCAGGGCGAGCACAATAATGATTTTGATGCTTTCAATATCGACTTGGTCTACCGCTGGCGTTTTGCCCCTGGTTCTGATATTTTCGTAATTTGGAAAAACAGCCTTTTTAGCGAAAGCCAGGAAATTGCTCCTGATTATTTTCGCAATCTGGACGGCCTTTTCCAGTCGCCACAAGACAACAGCGTCTCCATCAAAGTGATCTACTTTTTAGATTACGCGTCATTGACAAGACGTTAA